A genome region from Planctomycetota bacterium includes the following:
- the queA gene encoding tRNA preQ1(34) S-adenosylmethionine ribosyltransferase-isomerase QueA translates to MIDTDLRLADLDYPLSEHSIATTPAQPRDHARMMVVDRANDEVIHAQVKDLPKWLHPNDQLVLNETKVAPARVILKRESDGKLFEGLLAEHRGAEAWLLLAKNSRKFRAGDMLRLQAEDGTQGAALICREKDPEGWLVEFPKSENPQQALETCGRTPLPPYILRARGEKPMPDAFDRERYRTTFGKDASFHSVAAPTAGLHFTPELLQRVEQVTQRAPVFLTLEVGMGTFKPVEAKKLSDHPMHSERFSVSSQAMERIQSTRPKGRIVSIGTTTVRALESLPDPLSAGDFQGETKLFIKPGYAFRHVDALLTNFHLPRSTLLSLVGALVGLERLKSLYAQAQKMEYRFYSYGDAMLIL, encoded by the coding sequence GTGATCGATACCGACCTGCGTCTGGCGGACCTCGACTATCCGCTGTCGGAGCACTCGATTGCGACGACGCCCGCCCAGCCGAGGGACCACGCGCGGATGATGGTGGTGGATCGCGCCAATGATGAAGTCATCCATGCGCAAGTGAAGGATCTGCCGAAGTGGCTTCATCCCAATGATCAATTGGTCCTGAATGAAACGAAAGTCGCGCCGGCACGGGTCATCCTCAAGCGAGAGTCAGATGGCAAGCTCTTCGAAGGGCTGCTCGCGGAACATCGCGGCGCAGAGGCCTGGCTGCTGCTGGCCAAGAACAGCCGGAAGTTTCGCGCCGGCGACATGCTTCGGTTGCAGGCCGAGGATGGAACACAGGGCGCCGCGTTGATCTGCCGCGAAAAAGATCCCGAAGGTTGGCTCGTTGAATTCCCAAAGTCGGAGAATCCGCAACAGGCGCTGGAAACTTGCGGAAGGACGCCGCTCCCGCCCTACATTCTGCGCGCCCGCGGCGAGAAGCCGATGCCCGACGCCTTCGATCGCGAGCGCTATCGAACGACCTTTGGGAAGGATGCGAGCTTCCATTCCGTCGCGGCGCCGACGGCGGGATTGCACTTCACGCCGGAACTTTTGCAGCGCGTCGAGCAGGTCACGCAGCGAGCGCCGGTCTTTCTCACCCTGGAAGTCGGCATGGGCACCTTCAAGCCTGTTGAAGCGAAAAAGTTGTCCGACCACCCGATGCATTCGGAGCGATTCTCGGTTTCATCGCAGGCGATGGAGCGAATCCAATCGACGCGCCCGAAGGGCCGGATCGTGTCCATCGGCACGACCACGGTCCGTGCGCTGGAGAGTCTTCCCGATCCGCTGTCTGCCGGCGATTTTCAAGGGGAGACCAAGCTGTTCATCAAGCCGGGTTACGCCTTCAGGCATGTCGACGCCTTGCTGACGAATTTCCATCTGCCGCGCAGCACGCTGCTGAGCCTGGTGGGAGCCCTGGTCGGACTCGAGCGCCTGAAATCGCTCTATGCTCAGGCCCAAAAGATGGAGTACCGCTTCTATTCTTACGGCGACGCCATGCTCATTCTCTGA